From a region of the Streptomyces tirandamycinicus genome:
- a CDS encoding anti-sigma factor family protein — translation MNGGNSGFRMTGRPAGSPHVEPLLGAYVLGVLVPEEEARVAGHLTHCGRCRAVYLGMADAQALRAACAEEDAIGGGAIGTNGTDWYGGSGGVRGSDGVGGVGDADWYGGGTGRNGGGTGRNGGGTGRNGRGTGRN, via the coding sequence GTGAACGGTGGAAACTCGGGCTTCCGTATGACCGGGCGCCCCGCGGGCAGTCCTCATGTGGAGCCGCTGCTCGGTGCGTATGTGCTCGGTGTACTCGTCCCCGAGGAGGAGGCCCGGGTGGCCGGTCACCTCACCCACTGCGGCCGCTGCCGCGCCGTGTACCTCGGCATGGCGGACGCCCAGGCGCTGCGGGCGGCGTGCGCCGAGGAGGACGCGATCGGCGGCGGGGCGATCGGGACGAACGGGACGGACTGGTACGGCGGATCCGGCGGAGTCCGTGGATCCGATGGAGTCGGTGGAGTCGGTGACGCCGACTGGTATGGCGGTGGGACCGGCCGGAATGGCGGTGGGACCGGCAGGAATGGCGGTGGGACCGGCAGGAATGGCCGTGGGACCGGCCGGAACTAG
- a CDS encoding LytR/AlgR family response regulator transcription factor — MLRVLAVDDEKPALGELLYLLRSDPRVRSADGATDATEALRRISRALDAGPDGEGGVDVVFLDIHMAGLTGLDMARLLSEFTRPPLIVFVTAHEGFAVQAFDLKAVDYVLKPVRRERLAEAVRRVCDLTISARGARQSPAAAGGAAEGAGAGSGRPAAHRTGPVSGPLVTGSTAPGSAPEQIPVELGGVTRFVPIDEITYVEAQGDYARLHTPEGSHLVRIPLSTLEERWASRGFVRIHRSHLVALGRIDELRLDGGATSVRVGTAELAVSRRHARQLRDLLMRRAPG, encoded by the coding sequence ATGCTGCGCGTACTTGCGGTAGACGACGAGAAGCCGGCCCTCGGGGAACTGCTCTACCTGCTGCGCTCCGACCCGCGGGTGCGCAGCGCGGACGGTGCCACCGACGCCACCGAGGCGCTGCGTCGCATCAGCCGGGCGCTGGACGCGGGCCCGGACGGCGAGGGCGGCGTGGACGTCGTCTTCCTCGACATCCACATGGCGGGGCTCACCGGGCTCGACATGGCCCGGCTGCTCTCGGAGTTCACCCGACCTCCGCTGATCGTGTTCGTCACGGCCCACGAGGGCTTCGCCGTGCAGGCGTTCGACCTCAAGGCCGTCGACTACGTCCTCAAGCCGGTGCGCAGGGAGCGGCTCGCCGAAGCCGTCCGCCGGGTCTGCGATCTGACCATCTCCGCACGCGGGGCCCGGCAGTCCCCCGCGGCGGCCGGGGGCGCGGCCGAGGGCGCCGGTGCCGGGTCGGGCCGGCCGGCCGCCCACCGGACCGGGCCCGTCTCCGGCCCCCTGGTCACCGGATCCACCGCTCCCGGGAGCGCGCCGGAGCAGATTCCCGTGGAACTCGGCGGCGTGACCCGCTTCGTGCCGATCGACGAGATCACCTACGTCGAGGCCCAGGGCGACTACGCACGGCTGCACACGCCCGAGGGCAGCCATCTCGTCCGCATCCCGCTCTCCACGCTCGAGGAGCGGTGGGCGTCCCGCGGCTTCGTCCGGATACACCGCAGCCACCTCGTCGCTCTGGGGCGCATCGACGAACTCCGCCTGGACGGGGGCGCCACGTCCGTCCGCGTGGGCACTGCCGAGCTCGCGGTGAGCCGCCGCCACGCCCGTCAGCTGCGGGATCTGCTGATGCGCCGGGCCCCGGGCTGA
- a CDS encoding DUF6480 family protein, with amino-acid sequence MTDRRVPPQETPPVEASIAEAHQERPDGGIWEHPVIILSLIVACSVIFAALFIGWALSL; translated from the coding sequence ATGACCGACCGACGCGTACCCCCGCAGGAGACACCGCCCGTGGAGGCGTCCATCGCCGAGGCGCACCAGGAACGTCCGGACGGCGGAATCTGGGAGCATCCAGTGATCATCCTGTCGCTGATCGTGGCGTGCAGCGTGATCTTCGCGGCCCTCTTCATCGGCTGGGCCCTCAGTCTCTGA
- a CDS encoding membrane protein, with product MSAGQPPRREVVTGVPRGARRRPGHAPARSEISEQTPIGTVYVRSLMRSQLRAALYALGALALLVGTLPLLFAFPAAVLGSFSSPQPFVWAVLGVGVYPLMWLTARWYVRRAERNEEDFTGLVEGR from the coding sequence ATGTCTGCAGGACAGCCACCCCGCCGCGAAGTCGTCACGGGAGTGCCACGCGGCGCCCGCCGCCGCCCCGGCCACGCCCCCGCACGCTCGGAGATCAGCGAGCAGACCCCCATCGGCACCGTCTACGTGCGCTCCCTGATGCGCAGCCAGCTGCGCGCCGCCCTGTACGCGCTGGGTGCGCTCGCCCTCCTCGTCGGCACGCTCCCCCTGCTCTTCGCCTTCCCCGCGGCCGTCCTCGGCTCCTTCTCCTCGCCCCAGCCGTTCGTCTGGGCGGTGCTCGGTGTCGGCGTCTACCCCCTGATGTGGCTGACCGCCCGCTGGTACGTCCGCCGGGCCGAACGCAACGAGGAGGACTTCACCGGCCTGGTCGAGGGCCGCTGA
- a CDS encoding cation acetate symporter: MNQTYAVAAVTCVVLATVLIGALGLRISRTTSDFYVASRTVKPGLNAAAISGEYLSAASFLGIAGLVLLQGPDMLWYPVGYTAGYLVLLVLVAAPLRRSGAYTLSDFAEARLESPAVRRLASLFVVGIAWLYLLPQLQGAGLTLEILTGAPDWFGGLLVAVVVTGAVAAGGMRSITFVQAFQYWLKLTALLVPALFLVAAWAGDDAPRARFDAPAVLRQHTEVRVDDTVRIDLDAPLTVAVTGTVDGIRHEGRRTTLDQGTHRVESGTTLTFPPGSHIPERASTGADPAGWSQPLAGGRDGYQLYATYGLILATFLGTMGLPHVAVRFYTSPNGRAARRTTLVVLGLIGAFYLLPPVYGALGRIYAPELALTGDADAAVLVLPERMVGGLTGDLLGALLAGGAFAAFLSTASGLTMSVAGVLSQDVLPSRGVRHFRLATVLAMAVPLAVSVVATNVPVADAVGLAFAVSASSFCPLLVLGIWWRRLTPPGAAAGLVTGGGAALTAVMATRAGLAPEGWPHTLMAWPAVWSVPLGFLTMIVVSLATPRHTPPGAAAILTRLHLPEDLAGRPPSEGARR; the protein is encoded by the coding sequence GTGAACCAGACCTACGCGGTTGCCGCCGTGACCTGCGTGGTGCTGGCGACCGTCCTCATCGGCGCCCTGGGCCTGCGCATCTCCCGGACGACCTCCGACTTCTACGTCGCCTCACGCACCGTCAAACCCGGGCTGAACGCCGCCGCCATCAGCGGCGAGTACCTCTCCGCCGCATCCTTCCTCGGTATCGCGGGACTGGTGCTCCTCCAGGGCCCCGACATGCTCTGGTACCCGGTCGGCTACACCGCCGGCTATCTCGTCCTGCTCGTCCTCGTCGCCGCCCCGCTGCGCCGCTCGGGCGCGTACACCCTCTCCGACTTCGCCGAGGCACGGCTGGAGTCGCCCGCGGTACGGCGCCTCGCCAGCCTGTTCGTCGTCGGTATCGCCTGGCTCTACCTGCTGCCGCAGCTCCAAGGCGCGGGACTCACCCTGGAGATCCTCACCGGCGCGCCCGACTGGTTCGGCGGCCTCCTCGTCGCCGTCGTCGTCACGGGCGCCGTGGCCGCGGGCGGCATGCGCTCCATCACCTTCGTACAGGCGTTCCAGTACTGGCTGAAGCTCACGGCCCTGCTGGTCCCCGCACTGTTCCTGGTCGCCGCCTGGGCCGGCGACGACGCGCCACGCGCACGATTCGACGCGCCCGCCGTGCTGCGCCAGCACACCGAGGTCCGCGTCGACGACACCGTACGCATCGACCTGGACGCCCCGCTGACCGTCGCGGTGACCGGCACGGTGGACGGCATCCGCCACGAGGGGCGGCGGACCACCCTCGACCAGGGCACCCACCGTGTCGAGTCGGGCACCACGCTCACGTTCCCCCCGGGCTCGCACATACCCGAACGCGCATCCACCGGCGCCGACCCCGCCGGCTGGTCCCAGCCGCTCGCGGGCGGCCGTGACGGCTACCAGCTCTACGCCACCTACGGCCTGATCCTCGCCACCTTCCTCGGCACCATGGGCCTGCCGCACGTCGCCGTCCGCTTCTACACGAGCCCCAACGGCCGTGCGGCGCGCCGCACCACCCTCGTGGTCCTCGGCCTGATCGGCGCGTTCTACCTGCTCCCTCCGGTGTACGGGGCCCTCGGCCGGATCTACGCCCCCGAACTCGCCCTGACCGGCGACGCCGACGCCGCCGTACTCGTCCTGCCGGAACGGATGGTCGGCGGACTCACGGGCGATCTGCTCGGCGCGCTCCTCGCGGGCGGCGCGTTCGCCGCCTTCCTGTCCACCGCGTCCGGACTCACCATGTCCGTCGCCGGAGTCCTCAGCCAGGACGTCCTGCCGTCGCGCGGGGTACGGCACTTCCGGCTCGCGACCGTCCTCGCCATGGCGGTGCCGCTCGCCGTCAGCGTCGTCGCCACCAACGTGCCCGTCGCCGACGCCGTCGGACTGGCCTTCGCCGTCTCGGCGTCCTCGTTCTGCCCGCTGCTCGTCCTCGGCATCTGGTGGCGCCGGCTCACCCCGCCGGGCGCCGCCGCCGGACTGGTCACCGGCGGCGGCGCCGCGCTGACCGCCGTCATGGCGACCCGGGCGGGACTCGCCCCCGAGGGCTGGCCGCACACCCTCATGGCCTGGCCGGCCGTCTGGTCGGTGCCGCTCGGATTCCTCACCATGATCGTGGTGTCGCTGGCGACCCCCCGGCACACGCCCCCCGGCGCCGCGGCCATCCTCACCCGCCTCCATCTGCCGGAAGACCTCGCCGGCCGGCCCCCGTCCGAAGGAGCCCGGCGATGA
- a CDS encoding sensor histidine kinase produces MTGTALAALGAAAAVLLAAGFALGRVTARRAAGSGPDLGTPVERATFHTLHTASLAAPPLRAGLTEDTARKATRRLRSLLGTRALCLTDRETVLAWDGIGADHHQERVMRRVGEVLESGRSQSVRTGCGDPECPLRWAVIAPLTGEEGVLGTLVAYGAAESAVLVRAATEVARWVSVQLELAELDRSRTRLIEAEIRALRAQISPHFIFNSLAAIASFVRTDPERARELLLEFADFTRYSFRRHGDFTHLADELRCIEQYLALAGARFGDRLKVTLQIAPEVLPVALPFLCLQPLVENAVKHGMEDAGRICRVSLSARDAGSEAVVTIEDDGVGMDPAELRRILAREADRPTGIGLSNVDERLRQVYGDDHGLVIETGVGAGMKITVRIPKYRAGVHSHPGAG; encoded by the coding sequence ATGACCGGCACCGCGCTGGCCGCACTCGGCGCCGCCGCGGCGGTACTGCTCGCCGCCGGTTTCGCCCTCGGCCGCGTCACCGCCCGCCGCGCCGCGGGATCCGGACCCGACCTGGGCACCCCGGTCGAGCGGGCCACCTTCCACACCCTGCACACCGCCTCGCTCGCCGCGCCCCCGCTGCGCGCCGGGCTCACCGAGGACACCGCGCGCAAGGCCACCCGCCGGCTGCGCTCGCTGCTCGGCACCCGGGCCCTGTGTCTCACGGACCGGGAGACCGTCCTGGCCTGGGACGGCATCGGCGCCGACCACCACCAGGAGCGGGTGATGCGCCGGGTCGGCGAGGTGCTCGAGTCCGGTCGCAGCCAGAGCGTCCGCACCGGTTGCGGCGACCCGGAGTGCCCGCTCCGCTGGGCGGTGATCGCCCCGCTGACGGGGGAGGAGGGCGTGCTCGGCACGCTCGTCGCGTACGGTGCGGCGGAGTCGGCGGTTCTGGTACGGGCGGCGACCGAGGTCGCCCGCTGGGTCTCCGTCCAGCTGGAACTGGCCGAGCTCGACCGCTCCCGCACCCGGCTCATCGAGGCCGAGATCCGTGCCCTGCGGGCCCAGATCTCCCCGCACTTCATCTTCAACTCGCTCGCGGCCATCGCGTCCTTCGTCCGTACCGACCCGGAGCGGGCGCGGGAACTCCTCCTGGAGTTCGCCGACTTCACCCGCTACTCCTTCCGCCGGCACGGCGACTTCACCCATCTCGCCGACGAGTTGCGCTGCATCGAGCAGTACCTGGCCCTCGCCGGGGCCCGCTTCGGCGACCGGCTGAAGGTGACCCTCCAGATCGCGCCCGAAGTCCTCCCGGTCGCTCTGCCCTTCCTGTGCCTCCAGCCGCTCGTCGAGAACGCCGTGAAGCACGGGATGGAGGACGCGGGACGCATCTGCCGGGTCTCCCTCTCCGCCCGGGACGCGGGCTCGGAGGCGGTGGTGACCATCGAGGACGACGGTGTCGGGATGGACCCGGCCGAACTGCGGCGGATCCTCGCACGGGAGGCGGACCGCCCCACCGGCATCGGTCTCTCCAACGTCGACGAGCGGCTGCGTCAGGTGTACGGCGACGACCACGGGCTGGTCATCGAGACAGGGGTCGGAGCAGGCATGAAGATCACCGTGCGGATTCCCAAGTACCGCGCGGGCGTGCACAGTCACCCCGGCGCGGGCTGA
- a CDS encoding sigma-70 family RNA polymerase sigma factor, whose product MATATATTDERALAELQREHGPALLSFLVGLTYGDRQRAEDLLQETLLRAWQHPEAFDAPYESMRPWLFTVGRRLAIDARRSRLARPAEIADGVLSATPDPSDVTDRAVAAVDVRAAVRSLSPEHRAVLVQIYFQGRSVAEAARALGIPQGTVKSRSYHALRAMARSLPGYSGRPLPSAA is encoded by the coding sequence ATGGCGACGGCGACGGCGACGACCGACGAGCGGGCCCTGGCGGAGCTGCAGCGCGAACACGGTCCCGCCCTGCTGAGCTTTCTCGTCGGCCTGACCTACGGGGACCGGCAACGCGCGGAGGACCTGCTGCAGGAGACCCTGCTGAGGGCCTGGCAGCACCCGGAGGCGTTCGACGCGCCCTACGAGTCGATGCGGCCCTGGCTCTTCACCGTCGGCCGCCGGCTGGCGATCGATGCGCGCCGGTCGCGGCTCGCGCGGCCGGCGGAGATCGCGGACGGTGTCCTGTCCGCGACGCCGGACCCTTCCGACGTGACGGATCGCGCGGTCGCCGCGGTCGACGTGCGGGCCGCGGTCAGGTCGCTGAGCCCGGAGCACCGTGCCGTGCTGGTGCAGATCTACTTCCAGGGCCGCAGTGTGGCCGAGGCCGCGAGGGCTCTCGGCATTCCGCAGGGCACCGTGAAGTCCCGCTCGTACCACGCGCTGCGTGCCATGGCCCGGAGTCTGCCCGGCTACAGCGGGAGGCCGCTCCCCTCGGCGGCCTGA
- the lysX gene encoding bifunctional lysylphosphatidylglycerol synthetase/lysine--tRNA ligase LysX, which yields MSISVAERGTGARSGLAARVPGAFAMFFALLGVYCAVIALIAPLRRLLSPVSAFLDLVAVPVSANLAYAVFLLLLAAAIGARKKAAWWLVVAYLALLVLTDVLTLALLRDWSWIPNLVLCLIALGVLFAARGEFYALTRRGALRHALLVLVLGIVLAVLVGWALVELFPNDLPQGQRLVWAANRVLGGLVSNAQFDGTPPRALFFLLGLFGALALLNSARTLFRSQRMEAALHGDEEPRIRALLGAYGSQDSLGYFATRRDKAVVFSPNGKAAVTYRVEAGVALASGDPVGDTEAWTPAIETWLDVARRYAWAPAVMGASEDGARAYARSGLGAIQLGDEAILHVDRFDLNGRDMRVTRQAVGRVRRLGATTRIRRHSALGAEEMKQIIDRADAWRDTETERGFSMALDRLGDPGDGDCLLVEALDADGDLIALLSFVPWGRDGISLDVMRRDRDHAPNGIMEFMVAELCAEAPQLGVRRISLNFAVFRSVFEEGARIGAGPVLRLWRRLLLFFSRWWQLEALYRSNVKYQPVWYPRFLCYGDAGALARIGLASAIAEGFVSVPRLRKRWGNGRPRGDVAGPVAGTKELPPLDTLELAGPDSVRPMGERRLPEQVRIRHRKLERLREQGVDPYPVGVAARTGPLAAVRAAHPDLPAGARTGERATVAGRVMAVRDFGGVVFAVLRDWSGDLQIALTRDGSGPEVLSAFSADVDLGDHVTATGEIGASDRGELSVFADAWQLTAKCLRPLPDKRRGLADPEARVRRRYLDLVTSPDARSVVRARSTAVQALRQGLLDRGYLEVETPMLQQIHGGANARPFTTHINAYDMDLYLRIAPELFLKRLCVGGMEKVFEMGRTFRNEGVSYKHNPEFTMLEAYQAFADYDVMLDLARELIQGAAVAAFGAPVAHRKGPDGTLAVHDISGAWPVKTLYGAVSEALGEEVDADTGEERLRSLCDLAGVPHGPDDTRGDVVLEMYERLVEEKTLLPTFYKDFPTDVSPLTRQHRRDPRLAERWDLVAFGTELGTAYSELTDPVEQRRRLTAQSLLAAGGDPEAMELDEDFLDALEYAMPPTGGLGIGVDRLVMFLTGLTIRETLPFPLVRRH from the coding sequence ATGAGCATCAGCGTGGCGGAGCGTGGGACCGGCGCCCGGAGCGGTCTCGCGGCCAGGGTGCCGGGCGCCTTCGCGATGTTCTTCGCCCTGCTCGGGGTGTACTGCGCGGTGATCGCGCTCATCGCCCCCCTGCGCAGACTGCTGAGCCCGGTCTCCGCGTTCCTCGACCTGGTCGCCGTGCCCGTCAGCGCCAACCTGGCCTATGCCGTCTTCCTGCTGCTGCTGGCGGCGGCGATCGGTGCGCGCAAGAAGGCCGCGTGGTGGCTCGTCGTCGCCTATCTCGCCCTGCTCGTCCTCACCGACGTCCTCACCCTGGCCCTGCTGCGGGACTGGTCCTGGATCCCCAACCTCGTCCTGTGCCTGATCGCCCTCGGGGTGCTCTTCGCCGCCCGTGGCGAGTTCTACGCGCTGACCCGCCGCGGCGCCCTGCGGCACGCCCTGCTCGTGCTCGTCCTCGGGATCGTGCTGGCCGTCCTTGTCGGCTGGGCGCTCGTGGAGCTGTTCCCCAACGACCTCCCGCAGGGGCAGCGGCTGGTGTGGGCCGCCAACCGGGTGCTCGGCGGGCTCGTCTCCAACGCCCAGTTCGACGGGACCCCGCCCCGCGCCCTCTTCTTCCTCCTCGGCCTGTTCGGTGCGCTCGCGCTGCTGAACTCCGCCCGTACCCTGTTCCGCTCCCAGCGGATGGAGGCCGCCCTGCACGGCGACGAGGAGCCCCGGATCAGGGCCCTGCTCGGCGCCTACGGCTCCCAGGACTCGCTCGGCTACTTCGCCACCCGCCGCGACAAGGCCGTCGTGTTCTCGCCCAACGGCAAGGCCGCCGTCACCTACCGCGTCGAGGCAGGCGTGGCCCTCGCCAGCGGAGACCCCGTCGGGGACACGGAGGCGTGGACCCCCGCCATCGAGACCTGGCTGGACGTCGCCCGCCGCTACGCCTGGGCGCCCGCCGTGATGGGCGCCTCCGAGGACGGCGCCCGTGCCTACGCCCGCTCCGGGCTCGGCGCCATCCAGCTCGGTGACGAGGCGATCCTGCACGTCGACCGCTTCGACCTGAACGGCCGGGACATGCGCGTCACCCGGCAGGCCGTCGGCCGGGTCCGCAGACTCGGGGCGACCACCCGTATCCGCCGCCACTCCGCCCTCGGCGCCGAGGAGATGAAACAGATCATCGACCGCGCCGACGCCTGGCGGGACACCGAGACCGAGCGCGGCTTCTCCATGGCCCTGGACCGGCTCGGCGACCCCGGGGACGGCGACTGCCTGCTCGTCGAGGCCCTCGACGCCGACGGGGACCTCATCGCCCTGCTCTCCTTCGTGCCCTGGGGACGCGACGGGATCTCGCTCGACGTGATGCGCCGGGACCGCGACCACGCGCCCAACGGGATCATGGAGTTCATGGTCGCCGAGCTGTGCGCGGAGGCCCCGCAACTCGGTGTGCGCCGGATCTCCCTCAACTTCGCCGTCTTCCGGTCCGTGTTCGAGGAGGGCGCCAGGATCGGCGCGGGGCCGGTCCTCCGGCTCTGGCGCAGGCTGCTGCTGTTCTTCTCCAGGTGGTGGCAGCTGGAGGCGCTGTACCGCTCCAACGTCAAGTACCAGCCCGTGTGGTACCCGCGCTTCCTCTGCTACGGGGACGCCGGCGCGCTCGCCCGCATCGGCCTCGCCTCCGCGATCGCCGAGGGCTTCGTCTCCGTGCCCCGGTTGCGCAAGCGCTGGGGCAACGGCCGGCCGCGCGGGGACGTCGCCGGACCGGTCGCGGGCACCAAGGAACTCCCGCCGCTCGACACGCTCGAACTCGCCGGGCCCGACAGCGTACGGCCCATGGGGGAGCGCCGGCTGCCGGAGCAGGTGCGCATCCGCCACCGCAAACTCGAACGGTTGCGCGAGCAGGGTGTCGACCCGTACCCGGTGGGCGTCGCCGCGCGTACCGGCCCGCTCGCCGCCGTACGCGCCGCCCACCCGGACCTGCCGGCCGGCGCCCGCACGGGTGAACGGGCCACGGTCGCCGGACGGGTCATGGCCGTACGCGACTTCGGCGGGGTCGTCTTCGCCGTGCTCCGCGACTGGTCCGGCGACCTCCAGATCGCCTTGACCCGCGACGGTTCCGGCCCCGAGGTGCTCTCCGCCTTCTCCGCGGACGTCGACCTCGGCGACCACGTCACCGCCACCGGCGAGATCGGTGCCAGTGACCGGGGCGAACTCAGCGTCTTCGCCGACGCCTGGCAGCTCACCGCCAAGTGCCTGCGCCCCCTGCCCGACAAGCGCCGCGGGCTGGCCGACCCCGAGGCACGGGTGCGCCGCCGCTATCTCGACCTGGTCACCAGCCCCGACGCCCGCAGCGTCGTCCGGGCCCGCTCCACCGCGGTCCAGGCCCTGCGGCAGGGGCTGCTCGACCGCGGCTACCTCGAGGTCGAGACCCCGATGCTCCAGCAGATCCACGGCGGCGCCAACGCCCGCCCGTTCACCACGCACATCAACGCCTACGACATGGACCTGTACCTGCGGATCGCGCCGGAGCTGTTCCTCAAGAGGCTGTGCGTGGGCGGCATGGAGAAGGTCTTCGAGATGGGCCGCACCTTCCGCAACGAGGGTGTGTCGTACAAGCACAACCCCGAGTTCACGATGCTGGAGGCGTACCAGGCGTTCGCCGACTACGACGTGATGCTGGACCTGGCGCGCGAGCTCATCCAGGGCGCGGCCGTCGCCGCGTTCGGCGCCCCCGTCGCCCACCGGAAGGGCCCCGACGGCACGCTCGCCGTCCACGACATCTCCGGCGCCTGGCCCGTCAAGACCCTGTACGGAGCGGTGTCCGAGGCGCTCGGCGAGGAGGTCGACGCCGACACCGGCGAGGAGCGGCTGAGAAGCCTCTGCGACCTCGCGGGAGTGCCGCACGGCCCCGACGACACCCGCGGCGACGTGGTCCTGGAGATGTACGAACGGCTGGTCGAGGAGAAGACCCTGCTGCCCACCTTCTACAAGGACTTCCCGACCGACGTGTCTCCGCTGACCCGCCAGCACCGCCGTGACCCGCGCCTCGCCGAGCGCTGGGACCTCGTCGCCTTCGGTACCGAACTGGGCACGGCATACTCCGAGTTGACCGACCCCGTCGAGCAGCGTCGCCGGCTCACCGCCCAGTCACTGCTCGCGGCCGGCGGGGACCCCGAGGCGATGGAGCTCGACGAGGACTTCCTCGACGCCCTGGAGTACGCCATGCCGCCGACCGGAGGGCTCGGCATCGGCGTGGACCGGCTGGTGATGTTCCTGACCGGCCTGACCATCCGCGAGACCCTGCCGTTCCCGCTGGTGCGCCGCCACTGA
- a CDS encoding class F sortase, translating to MLTGLALVRNGVDVGMGPPQPAVAASLDDVRANQDSVPLPGTVEPLPYAPASRIAIRAVGVDAPIVDVGLDANGWIEAPPAQDTNLAGWYQNGIAPGQQGTAVVVGHVDNAGGPAVFYGLGSMQKGQHVEVTRYDGRVAVFEVYGVEVFSKNNFPGARVYGDTGTPELRVITCGGGYSRGTGYDGNVVVFARMVATR from the coding sequence ATGCTCACAGGACTCGCCCTGGTGCGGAACGGGGTCGACGTCGGCATGGGGCCGCCCCAGCCCGCTGTGGCGGCGTCGCTGGACGACGTGCGCGCCAACCAGGACTCCGTTCCCCTGCCCGGTACCGTCGAGCCGCTGCCGTACGCCCCGGCGTCGCGGATCGCCATTCGGGCCGTCGGCGTGGACGCGCCCATCGTCGACGTGGGGCTCGACGCCAACGGCTGGATCGAGGCCCCACCGGCGCAGGACACCAATCTCGCCGGCTGGTACCAGAACGGCATCGCCCCCGGCCAGCAGGGCACCGCCGTGGTCGTCGGCCATGTCGACAACGCGGGCGGGCCCGCCGTGTTCTACGGGCTCGGCTCGATGCAGAAGGGCCAGCACGTGGAGGTGACCCGCTACGACGGCCGTGTGGCGGTCTTCGAGGTGTACGGCGTCGAGGTGTTCTCCAAGAACAACTTCCCCGGCGCCCGGGTCTACGGCGACACCGGCACGCCCGAGCTGCGCGTGATCACCTGCGGCGGCGGCTACTCGCGCGGCACCGGCTACGACGGGAACGTCGTCGTCTTCGCCCGTATGGTCGCCACGCGCTGA
- a CDS encoding DUF4239 domain-containing protein, producing the protein MSEWVVLSLAMAAACAVVLAITVINHRRVGEDDDPSQTPDVIEYMTMMIGVVYAIVLGLAIAGVWEARGAAEDSVRHEAQALHEVSARAEVYPAEARERIRDSVDAYVSHVVHVEWPHMVEKGELTAKGTRLLEQVRRDVTDYVPRNDHEGQAYQPLVDQVAAADDARGSRGQGAEATMPGVVWFGLVAGAVVTVGLIFTLQIRRTFRELLLAGLFSALIAFLLFLIWDFDAPFGRGPSAAPGAFTALFPHTLG; encoded by the coding sequence TTGTCGGAGTGGGTCGTACTGTCCCTCGCCATGGCCGCGGCGTGCGCGGTCGTCCTCGCCATCACCGTCATCAACCATCGACGGGTCGGCGAGGACGACGACCCCTCGCAGACGCCTGACGTCATCGAGTACATGACAATGATGATCGGCGTCGTCTACGCGATCGTGCTCGGCCTGGCCATCGCGGGCGTCTGGGAGGCGCGCGGCGCGGCGGAGGACTCGGTACGTCACGAGGCCCAGGCACTGCACGAGGTGAGCGCGCGCGCCGAGGTCTACCCCGCGGAGGCGCGCGAACGCATCCGGGACAGCGTCGACGCCTATGTCTCGCACGTCGTGCACGTCGAGTGGCCCCATATGGTCGAGAAGGGCGAGCTGACCGCGAAGGGCACACGGCTGCTGGAGCAGGTGCGCAGGGACGTGACGGACTACGTGCCGAGGAACGACCACGAGGGCCAGGCGTACCAGCCGCTCGTCGACCAGGTGGCGGCGGCCGACGACGCCCGTGGCTCCCGGGGGCAGGGCGCCGAGGCCACGATGCCCGGCGTGGTGTGGTTCGGCCTGGTGGCGGGCGCGGTGGTCACCGTCGGCCTGATCTTCACCCTGCAGATCCGCCGGACGTTCCGGGAGTTGCTGCTGGCCGGTCTCTTCAGCGCGCTGATCGCGTTCCTGCTCTTCCTGATCTGGGACTTCGACGCGCCGTTCGGCAGGGGCCCGTCGGCCGCTCCCGGAGCGTTCACGGCGCTCTTCCCGCACACCCTCGGCTGA